Proteins from a genomic interval of Ficedula albicollis isolate OC2 chromosome 9, FicAlb1.5, whole genome shotgun sequence:
- the LOC107603817 gene encoding uncharacterized protein LOC107603817: protein MAYPGFSFTASAFSKTHCTAKLLPAGVWLFSPHSLFLVHPFSSALLLLDTTEAVFDFIQRSRRMIVVLSPDYLTEKSISLLEFKLGIMCQNAIATKLIVVEYRPLQCTHPSILQLKESVSFVTWKGEKSKRSGSQFWKALRLPLALPLRSLSASAGWNESCSSQSDISLDPVQRRRSRLKGQPDPRGATPVTLAHGGTASASESKAKQRAKRFLTCRCCGTQCHGSSRHKQQAVAEPRWDSHLCNPGSGRAPAQALQGRARAEPPPAQGPALALCHYSDLSNNNDFYVL, encoded by the exons ATGGCGTATCCTGGCTTCTCATTTACCGCCTCAGCCTTCTCAAAAACGCACTGCACAGCaaaactgctgccagcaggagtGTGG CTTTTCTCTCCCCACTCCCTTTTCCTTGTGCACCCCTTTTCCTCTGCCCTTCTACTCTTAGATACCACTGAAGCCGTGTTCGACTTCATCCAGAGGAGCCGCAGGATGATCGTGGTCCTGAGTCCCGATTACTTGACAGAGAAGAGCATCAGCCTCCTGGAGTTCAAGCTGGGCATCATGTGCCAGAACGCCATAGCCACCAAGCTCATCGTGGTGGAGTACAGGCCGCTGCAGTGCACCCaccccagcatcctgcagctgaaggaatCTGTCTCCTTCGTCACCTGGAAGGGGGAGAAGTCCAAGCGCTCGGGCTCGCAGTTCTGGAAGGCGCTGCGGCTc cccctcgcccTGCCGCTGCGCAGCCTGAGCGCCAGCGCCGGCTGGAACGAGAGCTGCTCCTCGCAGTCCGACATCAGCCTGGACCCCGTCCAGAGGAGAAGGAGCCGCTTGAAAGGGCAGCCCGACCCGCGGGGAGCCACTCCTGTGACTCTCGCTCACGGAGGGACGGCCTCGGCCTCCGAGTCAAAGGCCAAGCAGCGAGCCAAGCGCTTCCTGACGTGCCGGTGTTGTGGGacccagtgccatggcagcagcagacaCAAGCAGCAGGCCGTGGCTGAGCCCAGGTGGGACAGTCACCTCTGCAACCCGGGCTCGGGCAGGGCCCCGGCACAGGCCCTCCAGGGCAGGGCCCGAGCCGAGCCCCCGCCGGCACAGGGCCCCGCTCTCGCCCTCTGCCATTACAGTGACCTGTCCAACAACAATGACTTCTACGTGCTCTag
- the LOC101816129 gene encoding interleukin-1 receptor accessory protein, translating to MKMVSVLLVSLWLSMVTLGRGSERCDDWGVDTMKQIQIYDGEPAKIKCPLFETFLKYNYSTAHSAGLTLIWYRIAQDRDLEEPINYRLPDNHISKDKDTLWFWPALLNDTGNYTCMLRNTTYCSKVAFPLEVVPKDQHSCVSHSIKPIEEMFYLEHTNQKITCPDIDGFYPASVTPTVKWYLNCISVDGFYERYPQGPRLVIAIVRSAYKGNYTCIVTFKDHGRTYNLTRTVKMKVVGSPNKALPPQFTSPNEKVVYELEAGEDLILPCEVFFTFLKDSRTEVWWTIDGRNTDDITDPKIKVTQSEILRDFEDKTLIRTLTVAKATAEELKRNYTCFARNAKGEERSQAVVRVKVVAPKYTVELACGLGATILLVVVLIVIYHVYWLEMVLFYRAHFGTDETILDGKEYDVYVSYARNAEEEEFVLLTLRGVLENEFGYKLCIFDRDSLPGGIVTDETLSFIQKSRRLLVVLSPNYVLQGTQALLELKAGLENMASKGSIKVILVQYKAIKKSKVKELKQAKAALNVIKWKGEESKFPKGRFWKQLQVEMPVKKISRSLSLDGLMHIPEKCLTQSENKPKHTTKIHKLGQGVGRNSGFFP from the exons AACGCTGCGATGACTGGGGTGTGGACACCATGAAGCAGATCCAGATTTATGATGGGGAGCCTGCCAAGATCAAATGCCCACTTTTTGAGACCTTCTTGAAGTACAACTATAGCACAGCCCATTCTGCTGGCCTGACCCTGATCTGGTACAGGATCGCACAGGACCGGGATCTGGAGGAGCCCATTAATTATCGTCTGCCAGACAATCACATCAGTAAGGATAAAGATACCCTTTGGTTCTGGCCTGCTCTTCTCAATGACACTGGGAATTACACCTGCATGCTCAG GAACACAACCTACTGCAGCAAAGTTGCTTTTCCCTTGGAGGTTGTTCCAAAAGACCAGCACTCTTGTGTGAGCCATTCCATAAAACCCATTGAGGAGATGTTCTACTTGGAGCACACCAATCAGAAGATCACATGTCCAGATATTGATGGGTTTTACCCTGCCAGTGTGACACCAACTGTCAAGTGGTACCTG AACTGCATCTCAGTGGATGGCTTCTATGAGCGATACCCCCAAGGGCCCAGGCTTGTCATTGCCATTGTCCGCAGTGCGTATAAAGGGAATTACACCTGCATTGTGACCTTCAAGGACCACGGGAGAACCTATAATCTCACCAGAACCGTGAAGATGAAGGTGGTGG GATCTCCAAACAAGGCCTTGCCACCACAGTTCACCTCTCCAAATGAGAAAGTTGTGTATGAGCTGGAAGCAG GTGAGGACCTTATCCTGCCCTGTGAGGTTTTCTTCACATTCCTGAAGGACTCCCGGACGGAGGTGTGGTGGACCATAGATGGGAGAAACACAGATGACATCACGGACCCCAAGATAAAAGTCACACAAAG TGAAATTCTTAGAGATTTTGAAGACAAAACTCTGATAAGGACTCTAACAGTTGCAAAAGCCACGGCAGAGGAGCTGAAGAGGAATTACACTTGCTTTGCCAGGAACGCCAAGGGCGAGGAGCGCAGCCAGGCCGTGGTGCGTGTGAAAG TCGTAGCACCCAAGTACACTGTGGAGCTGGCCTGTGGCCTGGGGGCCACCATCCTGCTTGTTGTGGTGCTCATAGTCATCTATCACGTGTATTGGCTTGAAATGGTCCTCTTCTATCGGGCTCATTTTGGAACAGATGAAACCATTCTAG ATGGGAAGGAGTACGACGTGTACGTGTCCTACGCGCGCAAcgcggaggaggaggagttcGTGCTGCTGACGCTGCGGGGAGTCCTGGAGAACGAGTTTGGGTACAAGCTGTGCATCTTCGACAGAGACAGCCTCCCTGGGGGAA TTGTCACAGACGAAACCCTGAGCTTCATCCAGAAAAGCCGACGTCTGCTTGTTGTCCTGAGCCCCAACTACGTCTTGCAGGGGACACAGGCCCTGCTGGAGCTCAAGGCTGGCCTAGAGAATATGGCCTCCAAGGGCAGCATCAAAGTCATTCTAGTGCAGTACAAAGCCATCAAGAAGAGCAAAGTGAAGGAGCTGAAGCAGGCCAAGGCAGCCTTGAATGTCATTAAATGGAAAGGAGAGGAATCCAAGTTCCCAAAGGGCAGGTtctggaagcagctgcaggtggaaatgccagtgaaaaaaattagcagGAGTTTAAGCCTTGATGGGTTGATGCACATCCCTGAAAAATGTTTGACACAATCAGAAAACAAACCGAAACACACCACAAAAATCCACAAGTTAGGCCAGGGAGTGGGGAGGAACTCGGGGTTTTTTCCATGA